A region from the Cystobacter ferrugineus genome encodes:
- a CDS encoding CoA transferase subunit A — MKAGRWGTVAELVATIPDGAWVAPGGFMLGRAPMALVLELIAQRRKNLQVMSLPNPLPAEFLVAGGCLSRVELPFGALHLQGRVRPLPCLKRAIEQGRISWREHDGYRVVQRLRAASMGLPFIPAPDADVSELAEAEPLPTVTDPFTGKAVPVEPAFYPDVALIHAQAADEQGNLFIEDPTTDVLVAGAAKRVLATAEERVARLPRVTIPGFQVERVALSRGGALPSGCAGLYPHDDAMLADYLALAESGREAEFLEKLLSKRSVA; from the coding sequence ATGAAGGCGGGTCGTTGGGGCACGGTGGCCGAGCTGGTGGCCACCATTCCGGACGGGGCGTGGGTGGCCCCGGGTGGTTTCATGCTCGGGCGCGCGCCCATGGCGCTGGTGCTGGAGCTCATCGCGCAGCGCCGCAAGAACCTCCAGGTGATGTCGCTGCCCAACCCCCTGCCCGCCGAGTTCCTGGTGGCCGGGGGCTGTCTGTCCCGGGTGGAGCTGCCCTTCGGCGCGCTGCACCTGCAGGGGCGGGTGCGGCCGCTGCCGTGTCTCAAGCGGGCCATCGAGCAGGGGCGCATCTCCTGGCGCGAGCATGATGGGTACCGCGTGGTGCAGCGGTTGCGCGCGGCGTCCATGGGCCTGCCCTTCATCCCCGCGCCGGACGCGGACGTGTCCGAGCTGGCCGAGGCCGAGCCGCTGCCCACGGTGACGGATCCCTTCACCGGCAAGGCCGTTCCGGTGGAGCCGGCCTTCTACCCGGACGTGGCGCTCATCCACGCGCAGGCGGCGGACGAGCAGGGCAACCTCTTCATCGAGGACCCCACCACGGACGTGCTGGTGGCGGGCGCGGCCAAGAGGGTGCTGGCGACGGCCGAGGAGCGCGTGGCCCGGCTGCCCCGGGTGACGATCCCCGGCTTCCAGGTGGAGCGCGTGGCGCTCTCGCGTGGGGGCGCGCTGCCCTCCGGGTGCGCCGGGCTCTACCCGCATGACGACGCGATGCTGGCGGACTACCTCGCCCTGGCCGAGTCCGGCCGCGAGGCGGAGTTCCTGGAGAAGCTCTTGAGCAAGCGGAGTGTGGCATGA
- a CDS encoding alcohol dehydrogenase catalytic domain-containing protein, giving the protein MKAVVLREFGEASNLRLETLPDPRPGRGEVLIRVHACGVCYHDVINRKGNLPRTHVPAVLGHEAAGEVVEVGPDTPGWKVGDRVATLQRLSCGECALCKSGRNSLCKKDNRFFGEEISGGYAQYMTAPVMGLGRVPANLPWPVAATVCCTLGTAVHTVRTRGRVRDGETVLITGASGGVGLAAVQLAKLDGARVIAVTSGEAKVQALREAGADEVIVSRGLDFAAEARKRTGGEGVNVAIEIVGSATFAQTLKAMAPGGRVVVVGNLESGKVDLNPGLVIVKELEIIGAYATTREELDESLRLVADGKIRPFVAEAVPLADAGKAHFRLENREIAGRLVLLPQDTQ; this is encoded by the coding sequence ATGAAGGCTGTCGTTCTGCGTGAGTTCGGTGAGGCGAGCAACCTGCGCCTGGAGACCCTGCCGGATCCCCGTCCGGGTCGCGGCGAGGTGCTCATCCGCGTGCATGCCTGTGGTGTGTGCTACCACGACGTCATCAACCGCAAGGGCAACCTGCCGCGCACCCACGTGCCGGCGGTGCTCGGCCACGAGGCGGCGGGCGAGGTGGTGGAGGTGGGGCCGGACACGCCGGGATGGAAGGTGGGAGACCGGGTGGCCACGCTGCAGCGGCTGTCGTGCGGCGAGTGCGCGCTGTGCAAGAGCGGCCGCAACAGCCTGTGCAAGAAGGACAACCGCTTCTTCGGCGAGGAGATCTCCGGCGGCTACGCGCAGTACATGACGGCGCCGGTGATGGGCCTGGGCCGGGTGCCGGCGAACCTGCCCTGGCCGGTGGCGGCCACGGTGTGCTGCACGCTGGGCACGGCGGTGCACACGGTGCGCACGCGCGGCCGGGTGCGTGACGGGGAGACGGTGCTCATCACGGGCGCCAGCGGCGGCGTGGGCCTGGCGGCGGTGCAGCTCGCGAAGCTGGATGGCGCGCGCGTCATCGCGGTGACGAGCGGCGAGGCCAAGGTGCAGGCGCTGCGCGAGGCGGGCGCCGACGAGGTCATCGTGTCGCGCGGGCTGGACTTCGCGGCCGAGGCGCGCAAGCGCACGGGCGGCGAGGGCGTCAACGTGGCGATTGAAATCGTGGGCAGCGCCACCTTCGCCCAGACGCTCAAGGCGATGGCGCCGGGTGGCCGCGTGGTGGTGGTGGGCAACCTGGAGTCGGGCAAGGTGGACCTCAACCCGGGCCTCGTCATCGTCAAGGAGCTGGAGATCATCGGCGCCTACGCCACCACGCGCGAGGAGCTGGACGAGTCGCTGCGGCTCGTGGCGGACGGGAAGATCCGTCCCTTCGTGGCCGAGGCCGTGCCGCTGGCCGATGCCGGCAAGGCCCACTTCCGACTGGAGAACCGCGAGATCGCGGGCCGGTTGGTGCTCCTTCCCCAAGACACTCAGTAG
- a CDS encoding CoA-transferase subunit beta, with amino-acid sequence MSADVTPAEVVVSLLAREIEDGAVVATGVASPLAILAIAVARATHAPRLTYLACVGSLNPDLPTLHPSSEDLRFLDGRSAEVSIPDLFDHARRGRVDTVFFGAAEVDGLGRTNMTASGRLGEPRTKFPGVAGAATLRQWVRRPILLVPRQSRRNLVPQVQVATTRDDRRPVRLISDLGVFELGAAGARLLARHPWASVEQISERTGFSFQAEERLSITPLPDARTVAAIRSIDSHGYRDQLVGA; translated from the coding sequence ATGAGCGCGGATGTGACTCCCGCCGAAGTGGTGGTGTCGTTGCTCGCCCGGGAGATCGAGGACGGCGCCGTGGTGGCCACCGGGGTGGCCTCGCCGCTGGCCATCCTCGCCATCGCCGTGGCGCGCGCCACGCATGCCCCGCGCCTGACGTACCTGGCGTGTGTGGGCTCGCTCAATCCGGACCTGCCCACGCTGCACCCCTCGTCGGAGGACCTGCGCTTCCTGGACGGGCGCTCGGCGGAGGTGTCCATCCCGGACCTGTTCGATCATGCGCGCCGGGGGCGGGTGGACACCGTGTTCTTCGGGGCCGCCGAGGTGGATGGCCTGGGCCGCACGAACATGACGGCCTCGGGACGGCTCGGCGAGCCGCGCACCAAGTTCCCCGGCGTGGCGGGCGCGGCCACGCTGCGCCAGTGGGTGCGCCGCCCCATCCTGCTCGTGCCCCGGCAGTCGCGCCGCAACCTGGTGCCCCAGGTGCAGGTGGCCACCACGCGGGATGATCGCCGTCCCGTGCGGCTCATCTCCGACCTGGGCGTCTTCGAGCTGGGCGCGGCGGGGGCGCGGCTGCTCGCGCGCCACCCCTGGGCGAGCGTCGAGCAGATCTCCGAGCGTACCGGCTTCTCCTTCCAGGCCGAGGAGCGGCTGTCCATCACCCCGTTGCCGGACGCGCGCACCGTCGCGGCGATCCGGTCGATCGATTCCCATGGCTACCGCGACCAGCTCGTGGGGGCTTGA